From one Caldichromatium japonicum genomic stretch:
- a CDS encoding DsbC family protein: MPKIHRLLPFFLLSLTFVAVPALAAPEDTIRAALKEIAPDLKVTSITPSPIKGLYEVMAGAEVLYITADGRHFISGHIVDLKTRTDLTEPRVSEARKRLIDAVSEDRMVIFGDQNAKHTITVFTDIECGYCRKLHRQIDDYLKEGIRVRYLFFPRAGKGSQAFDEAVSVWCAGDAEARRIALTRAKAGETIDSKTCDNPVEAHMLLGMDLGLSGTPAIITESGELIPGYVEPRRLAARLNAQSGG, encoded by the coding sequence ATGCCAAAGATCCATCGTCTCCTCCCATTTTTCTTGCTGAGCTTAACGTTTGTCGCTGTGCCGGCTCTAGCCGCCCCCGAAGACACGATTCGCGCGGCGCTGAAAGAGATCGCACCTGATCTTAAGGTCACCAGTATCACCCCCTCGCCGATCAAGGGGCTGTATGAGGTCATGGCCGGGGCCGAGGTGCTATATATCACCGCCGATGGCCGTCATTTCATCAGTGGGCACATCGTGGACCTGAAAACCCGCACCGATCTCACCGAACCGCGTGTCTCTGAAGCCCGCAAACGCCTGATCGACGCCGTCAGTGAGGATCGAATGGTGATCTTCGGTGATCAGAACGCCAAACATACCATCACCGTATTTACCGATATCGAATGCGGCTATTGTCGCAAGTTGCATCGTCAGATCGACGATTATCTCAAGGAGGGGATTCGAGTACGCTATCTCTTCTTCCCCCGTGCTGGTAAAGGAAGTCAAGCATTCGATGAGGCAGTCTCGGTGTGGTGTGCCGGTGACGCTGAGGCGCGCCGCATTGCTCTGACCCGCGCCAAGGCCGGCGAGACGATCGACTCCAAGACCTGTGACAACCCTGTTGAGGCACACATGCTGCTGGGCATGGATCTCGGTTTGAGCGGTACCCCAGCGATCATCACTGAATCCGGCGAACTGATCCCCGGGTATGTCGAGCCGCGGCGCCTGGCAGCACGGCTCAATGCGCAAAGCGGTGGTTAG
- a CDS encoding NYN domain-containing protein, protein MMEERKDDVAVFIDFENIYISVREKYKTNPNFEYITDHCAKYGRVVIARAYADWYQFSRVTNALYANGIEPRYVPTYYYSDERDPSPGSAIKNSVDIHLVIDAMRTLYNNPNIQVYVLVTGDRDRDRDFIPLLNTIRRHGKRVVVIGVAKAASSHLAQSADEFVFYHQLAEDIVPQEVKTKDVYDVLVEAVHVARKRKNPVTLSTLKSLMKELLGDFDEGKYTHAQGKHFSRFKDFVREAERRGKVQMLTTGTVNEVFLPAENPYELSSFALPPLEAKAEAKPKEEKRQVSAKGTAEA, encoded by the coding sequence ATGATGGAAGAACGCAAGGATGACGTCGCCGTCTTTATCGATTTTGAGAACATCTATATCTCCGTACGCGAAAAGTACAAGACCAACCCCAACTTTGAGTATATTACCGACCATTGCGCCAAGTACGGGCGGGTGGTAATCGCCCGGGCCTATGCCGACTGGTACCAGTTCTCGCGGGTCACTAACGCCCTCTATGCCAACGGCATCGAGCCCCGTTACGTGCCGACCTATTACTACAGCGACGAGCGCGATCCTTCCCCCGGCTCGGCCATCAAGAACAGCGTCGATATCCACCTCGTCATCGACGCCATGCGCACGCTCTACAACAACCCCAATATCCAGGTGTACGTCCTGGTCACCGGCGATCGCGATCGCGATCGCGATTTTATCCCCCTGCTCAACACCATCCGCCGGCACGGCAAGCGCGTCGTGGTGATCGGCGTGGCCAAAGCGGCCTCCTCCCACCTGGCCCAGAGCGCCGACGAGTTCGTCTTTTACCACCAACTGGCCGAGGATATTGTCCCGCAGGAGGTCAAGACGAAGGATGTCTACGATGTGCTGGTGGAAGCCGTGCACGTCGCCCGCAAGCGCAAGAACCCCGTCACCCTGTCCACGCTCAAGTCGCTGATGAAAGAACTGTTGGGCGACTTTGACGAGGGGAAATACACCCATGCCCAAGGGAAGCACTTTTCCCGCTTTAAGGACTTTGTGCGCGAGGCCGAGCGTCGAGGCAAGGTGCAGATGTTGACCACCGGCACGGTGAACGAGGTTTTTCTCCCCGCTGAAAACCCCTACGAACTCAGCTCCTTTGCCCTGCCGCCCCTGGAGGCCAAAGCGGAAGCCAAGCCCAAGGAGGAAAAACGCCAGGTCTCAGCCAAGGGGACGGCCGAAGCCTAG
- a CDS encoding DUF29 family protein, whose amino-acid sequence MDELAKLYETGYRAWAKRMAELLRERRFDELDLDRLIEELKDMRTP is encoded by the coding sequence GTGGATGAACTCGCCAAGCTGTATGAGACCGGCTACCGCGCTTGGGCCAAGCGGATGGCCGAGCTATTACGGGAACGGCGTTTTGATGAACTCGATCTCGACCGCCTGATCGAGGAGCTTAAGGACATGCGAACTCCATAG
- a CDS encoding transposase yields the protein MGEKRALLAEQDAQIRKLMCDGTPDELKLPFALWSRQAVRQLILDRFGIELRPQGEGKYMARWGLTPQKPIRRAYEQSPQAIKTPEIRVTHRREGLSVISTLTNRGKVRRKAFAGAMNADILIDFMKRLVKDARGKKIFLILDNLRVHHTKPVKAWLAACANQIEASSLPPYSPALNPNEMLKATITAQAPSRAKDDLKKATVSHLRRLLNSPQRVMRYFQHPKLHDAA from the coding sequence GTGGGTGAGAAGCGGGCGCTGTTGGCGGAGCAGGACGCCCAGATACGCAAGCTCATGTGCGACGGGACACCGGATGAGCTGAAGCTGCCGTTTGCGCTGTGGAGCCGGCAGGCGGTGCGGCAGTTGATCCTCGACCGTTTTGGCATCGAGCTCAGGCCGCAGGGGGAAGGCAAGTACATGGCGCGCTGGGGATTGACGCCCCAGAAACCGATTCGGCGCGCCTATGAGCAAAGCCCGCAGGCGATCAAGACGCCCGAGATTCGCGTCACGCACCGTCGCGAAGGCCTGTCGGTGATCTCGACGCTGACCAACCGCGGCAAGGTGCGTCGGAAGGCGTTCGCGGGGGCGATGAACGCCGACATCCTGATCGACTTCATGAAGCGGCTCGTCAAGGACGCCAGGGGCAAGAAGATCTTCCTCATCCTCGACAACCTGCGCGTGCATCACACCAAGCCAGTCAAGGCCTGGCTGGCTGCATGCGCCAATCAAATCGAGGCCTCCTCCCTCCCCCCCTACAGCCCAGCACTGAACCCCAACGAGATGCTCAAGGCCACCATCACCGCGCAGGCGCCCTCCCGCGCCAAGGACGATCTGAAGAAGGCGACCGTCAGCCACCTGCGCCGCCTTCTCAATTCCCCCCAACGCGTCATGCGCTACTTCCAGCATCCCAAGCTCCATGATGCCGCGTAA
- a CDS encoding ChaN family lipoprotein, with protein MAAVLVGLNALVCAQVEPPSPTELQTATQPIWAVESAQLNPLADLIPRLCDRQVVFIGEQHDRYEDHLTQASIIEGLLRCGRPVAIGMEMFQQPYQAALDDYIAGRIDEVELLRRTEYFERWRFDYRLYRPILALARKYGIPVIALNLPSELTRKVGDGGIAGLSPEERTRLPEIDRSDQEYRARIAAVFQHHPPEQRRDFEHFLEVQLLWDEGMAERAARYLAEHPEHLLVILSGSGHLEFGQGIPKRLGRRLPVATAILLNGTGRNLDPRAADVFVYPEAATLPPAGRLGVELADRPDPKGGMAIKGVAEGSGADMAGLKAGDRLLKIAGHRIGDYTDIRLALLDARPGQRVEIEIARSPLLGPEESLALEVELRE; from the coding sequence ATGGCCGCCGTCCTTGTCGGTCTAAACGCCCTGGTCTGCGCCCAGGTCGAGCCACCATCCCCAACTGAGCTTCAGACCGCTACGCAGCCTATCTGGGCGGTCGAGAGCGCCCAATTGAACCCGCTCGCCGACCTGATCCCGCGGCTATGCGACCGGCAGGTGGTCTTCATCGGCGAACAACACGACCGCTATGAGGACCACCTGACCCAGGCCTCGATCATCGAGGGTCTTCTGCGTTGCGGGCGGCCCGTCGCGATCGGGATGGAGATGTTCCAGCAGCCCTATCAAGCGGCGCTTGACGATTACATCGCCGGGCGGATCGATGAGGTAGAGCTTCTGCGTCGTACCGAATATTTCGAGCGCTGGCGCTTCGATTATCGGCTGTATCGCCCGATCCTGGCGCTTGCCCGCAAGTACGGTATCCCGGTGATCGCGCTCAATCTACCATCTGAACTCACCCGCAAGGTGGGCGACGGGGGGATTGCCGGCCTAAGCCCAGAGGAGCGCACCCGTCTACCCGAGATCGACCGCTCGGATCAGGAGTATCGGGCCCGCATCGCGGCGGTCTTTCAGCACCATCCGCCCGAGCAGCGACGCGACTTTGAACATTTTCTCGAGGTCCAGCTCCTTTGGGATGAAGGGATGGCAGAGCGCGCGGCGCGTTATCTCGCCGAGCATCCCGAGCATCTCCTGGTGATACTGAGCGGCAGTGGTCATCTCGAGTTCGGCCAGGGGATCCCGAAACGCCTAGGGCGGCGCCTGCCGGTGGCCACGGCGATCCTGCTTAACGGCACAGGGCGCAATCTAGACCCCCGGGCCGCCGATGTCTTTGTCTATCCCGAAGCCGCCACTCTGCCGCCCGCGGGAAGGCTGGGGGTAGAGCTTGCCGACCGCCCCGATCCCAAGGGCGGGATGGCGATCAAGGGGGTTGCCGAGGGGAGCGGGGCGGACATGGCGGGTCTCAAGGCCGGCGATCGGTTGCTGAAGATCGCTGGGCACAGGATCGGCGACTATACCGATATCCGCCTGGCGCTCCTCGACGCCCGCCCAGGCCAGCGGGTTGAGATCGAGATCGCCCGTTCGCCGCTCCTCGGCCCTGAAGAAAGCCTGGCCCTCGAGGTCGAGCTGCGGGAGTAG
- the soeC gene encoding sulfite dehydrogenase subunit SoeC translates to MHPALSVILLTTAIGAGQGLFLAMITGQLYAIAHFLPVQEGQFYAFGSLLALAFLLAGLGASFFHLGHPERAWRAIAMWRTSWLSREVIVLPLVMALAFVYGVAHAFSWTRPLFQIGDALQVDLTLLLGISGTVATLALFVCTAMIYAAVRFLQEWHTPLTVSNFLFLGTASGFMLAAAYSAYLGNPLVTFYGTWAVILTAIGSISRFMHLRRNDRLKPKSTLQTAIGIRHTQIVQKAQGATGGSFNTREFFHGRDQRLVQVSRYVYLTLILPIPVLLIGLSYVITSPRLPIVAFCLQFLGLMIERWAFFAEARHPQNLYYQSVS, encoded by the coding sequence ATGCATCCAGCCTTATCCGTGATCCTGTTGACAACTGCGATCGGCGCCGGCCAGGGGTTGTTTCTGGCGATGATCACCGGCCAGCTCTATGCCATCGCCCATTTCCTGCCGGTGCAGGAGGGCCAGTTCTATGCCTTTGGGAGCCTCTTGGCGCTTGCCTTTTTACTCGCTGGGTTGGGGGCGTCCTTTTTTCACCTGGGGCACCCAGAGCGCGCCTGGCGTGCGATCGCCATGTGGCGGACCTCTTGGTTGTCGCGCGAGGTGATCGTACTGCCCCTGGTCATGGCCTTAGCCTTTGTCTATGGCGTCGCCCATGCCTTCAGTTGGACGCGCCCATTGTTCCAGATCGGTGATGCCCTCCAGGTCGATCTGACCCTGCTGTTGGGGATCTCGGGGACGGTCGCCACCCTTGCCCTGTTCGTCTGTACCGCCATGATCTATGCCGCGGTACGCTTCTTACAGGAATGGCATACGCCCTTGACGGTCAGCAATTTTTTGTTTTTGGGCACCGCCTCGGGATTTATGCTCGCTGCGGCCTATTCGGCCTATCTCGGCAATCCGCTGGTGACCTTTTATGGCACCTGGGCAGTGATCCTGACTGCGATCGGATCTATTTCGCGTTTTATGCATCTACGGCGCAATGATCGATTAAAACCTAAGAGCACCTTGCAAACCGCGATCGGTATCCGTCATACCCAGATCGTCCAAAAGGCCCAGGGCGCGACCGGTGGGAGTTTTAATACCCGGGAGTTCTTTCATGGCCGGGATCAACGTTTGGTGCAGGTGTCGCGTTATGTCTATCTGACCCTGATCCTTCCGATCCCCGTGCTCTTGATCGGGCTTTCTTATGTCATCACCTCGCCGCGCCTGCCGATCGTCGCCTTTTGTCTTCAATTTTTGGGCCTGATGATCGAGCGCTGGGCCTTTTTTGCTGAGGCGCGTCATCCGCAAAACCTGTATTACCAATCGGTCTCTTGA
- a CDS encoding YcgN family cysteine cluster protein, with product MNPAFWETIPLHELTPEQWELLCDGCGKCCLEKFEDEETGRIIYSRVACALLDPATARCRHYAERRALMPDCMPLDLKALARPQWLPESCAYRRLAERRSLPPWHPLITGDPESVARAGESVRGRVIGPEKGAEPIYNLIDWIR from the coding sequence ATGAACCCCGCCTTTTGGGAAACCATTCCGCTGCATGAATTGACGCCTGAGCAATGGGAGCTACTCTGCGATGGCTGCGGCAAATGCTGCCTCGAAAAGTTCGAGGATGAAGAGACGGGTCGGATCATCTATTCGCGCGTGGCCTGTGCCCTGCTAGATCCGGCGACTGCCCGCTGCCGCCATTATGCCGAGCGGCGCGCCCTGATGCCCGATTGCATGCCGCTCGACCTTAAAGCGCTCGCCCGTCCCCAATGGCTGCCTGAAAGCTGCGCTTATCGCCGCCTGGCTGAGAGAAGATCCCTACCCCCTTGGCACCCCCTGATTACCGGCGATCCCGAAAGCGTGGCGCGCGCAGGAGAGAGCGTACGCGGGCGGGTGATCGGTCCTGAGAAGGGCGCCGAGCCGATTTACAATCTGATCGATTGGATTCGGTAA
- a CDS encoding PP2C family protein-serine/threonine phosphatase: MTQSKPFSAFVLEFVWRTDQGRMRQRNEDAIVVRPDWGVVVVADGIGGSTAGHVASRLATETIAERLGRSSDPRSDAERWRLYLQATVEEANIAILRYAKEHSDCSGMGTTVVTGVVGWDWLAFAYVGDSRLYRLHGETLTQLSRDHSFIQKVVDQGFFDTREDARRYGISDNILTRALGSLPSVTVSADTVEIATGDVFLFCTDGLSGMVPDDWLRQILLAAKSETLEVAADALVQLANERGGTDNITLALVRVGECLRNSSATDAPA, from the coding sequence ATGACACAATCCAAACCATTTAGCGCCTTTGTCCTCGAATTCGTCTGGCGGACGGATCAAGGTCGCATGCGCCAGCGCAACGAGGATGCCATCGTCGTGCGACCCGATTGGGGGGTAGTGGTCGTCGCAGATGGCATCGGTGGCTCGACGGCTGGTCATGTCGCCAGCCGGCTGGCGACAGAGACCATTGCCGAGCGTCTCGGACGTAGCTCCGATCCTCGCTCGGATGCGGAACGATGGCGTCTCTATCTCCAGGCCACGGTAGAAGAGGCCAATATCGCCATCCTGCGCTATGCGAAGGAGCACAGCGATTGCTCAGGCATGGGCACCACTGTGGTAACCGGGGTAGTGGGTTGGGATTGGCTGGCCTTTGCCTATGTCGGCGACTCCCGCCTCTACCGGTTGCACGGCGAAACCCTGACCCAGCTCTCGCGCGATCACTCATTCATCCAAAAGGTCGTGGATCAAGGATTTTTCGATACGCGCGAGGATGCCAGACGCTATGGGATCAGCGACAACATCCTGACCCGTGCTTTGGGTTCCCTGCCGAGCGTGACTGTCTCAGCCGATACGGTCGAGATTGCGACGGGGGATGTGTTCCTGTTTTGTACTGATGGGCTCAGCGGCATGGTTCCTGATGACTGGCTGCGGCAGATCCTCCTGGCTGCTAAGTCTGAGACGCTCGAGGTGGCTGCTGATGCCTTGGTGCAACTGGCCAATGAGCGCGGCGGGACGGATAACATCACTCTTGCCTTGGTGCGCGTCGGCGAGTGTCTCCGGAACTCATCTGCTACGGACGCCCCTGCCTGA
- a CDS encoding c-type cytochrome has translation MGCGPSGQDYPAFTSGKALYEHHCAGCHRDLAQGNFLKGVPPLRYENLELTVFVDLIQGHRRAPDTKMPIFDQMQRDQIEAIAQYLHMQIRQGRP, from the coding sequence ATGGGTTGTGGACCAAGTGGTCAGGATTATCCAGCGTTTACATCTGGCAAGGCGCTCTATGAACATCACTGCGCCGGCTGTCATCGCGACCTGGCACAAGGCAATTTCCTCAAAGGGGTTCCACCCCTGAGGTATGAAAATCTGGAACTGACTGTCTTTGTTGATCTTATCCAAGGGCATCGGCGTGCACCTGACACCAAGATGCCGATCTTCGACCAGATGCAGCGCGATCAGATCGAGGCCATCGCCCAGTATCTACATATGCAGATCAGGCAGGGGCGTCCGTAG
- the soeA gene encoding sulfite dehydrogenase subunit SoeA, which produces MQDPVHLDSHTEIKETTCYMCACRCGIRVHLRDGEVRYIDGNPKHPLNQGVICAKGSSGIMKEYSPARLTRPLLRKPGAKRGEGAFDPISWDEAFAILAERLGRIRAEDPKKFALFTGRDQMQALTGLFAKQFGTPNYAAHGGFCSVNMAAGLIYTIGGSFWEFGGPDLEHAKLFVMIGTAEDHHSNPLKIAISKFKRRGGRFIAINPIRTGYAAIADEWVPIKPGTDGALLLAIAHELLAKGLFDRDFLIRYTNAAELVIDDPSREDHGLFYRAEMHVENDCVDPQNKLWWDRAINGPISTHTPGAEPRLTGRYILPNGTPVKPAFQLLKERLDQYPPEWAERITGIPAETIRRLAYEMGIVARDHRIELPIKWTDCWDEEHESVTGNPVSFHAMRGLAAHSNGFQTIRALGVLMTLLGTIDRPGGFRHRAPFPRPIPPCPKPPSGPEAVQPNTHLDGMPLGWPARPEHLFIDEQGEALRIDKAFSWEYPLAVHGLMHNVITNAWRGDPYPIDTLFLFMANMAWNSTMNTVEVRKMLVDQHPNGEYKIPFIVVCDAFASETVAFADLVLPDTTYLERHDVLSMLDRPISEFDGPVDAVRIPVLPPKGECRPFQEVLLELGWRLRLPAFTHPDGSRKYRDYPDFIVNYETSPGSGIGFLAGWRGKNGDQVLKGEPNPRQWEMYAQNGCFFHHELPPSYQYMRNWNQGYLHWARAHGLIRYTEPINIHLYSEVLQRFRLAAQGKWPGRKPPERLRKRVETYCDPLPFYYEPLEWQLIDTQSYPLRALTQRPMAMYHSWDSQNAWLRQIHSCNYLFLNPKTARTHGLADGDWIWVESPWGRVRCMCRFSESVEPGTVWTWNAIGKAAGAWGLAPDADESRKGFLLNHLIKEELPPHEAGEHLSNGDPITGQAAWFDLRVRIEKADPREPKLTDPQFRPMPRLPGQESRRGKWQAYIAGLFGKQS; this is translated from the coding sequence ATGCAGGACCCTGTTCATCTGGATAGCCATACCGAGATCAAGGAGACCACCTGTTACATGTGCGCCTGTCGGTGCGGCATCCGCGTGCACCTGCGCGATGGCGAGGTGCGCTATATCGACGGCAACCCCAAACACCCTTTAAATCAAGGGGTCATCTGCGCCAAGGGTAGCTCGGGGATCATGAAGGAATACTCCCCAGCGCGCCTGACACGCCCGCTTCTGCGCAAGCCAGGCGCCAAGCGGGGGGAAGGGGCCTTCGATCCGATCTCCTGGGATGAGGCCTTTGCCATCCTGGCGGAGCGCCTAGGCCGCATCCGCGCCGAGGACCCCAAGAAATTCGCACTCTTTACCGGGCGCGACCAGATGCAGGCGCTCACCGGCCTGTTTGCCAAGCAATTCGGCACGCCTAACTATGCTGCGCACGGGGGGTTTTGCTCGGTCAATATGGCCGCGGGGCTGATCTATACGATCGGCGGGTCGTTCTGGGAGTTCGGGGGACCGGATCTCGAACATGCTAAGCTCTTCGTGATGATCGGGACTGCCGAAGACCATCATTCCAACCCCTTGAAGATCGCGATCTCCAAGTTCAAGCGCCGCGGCGGGCGCTTCATCGCGATCAATCCGATCCGCACCGGATACGCTGCAATCGCCGACGAATGGGTGCCGATCAAACCAGGTACGGATGGTGCGCTGCTTTTGGCTATCGCCCATGAGCTCCTGGCCAAGGGGCTCTTCGATCGGGATTTCTTGATCCGCTATACCAATGCCGCCGAGCTGGTCATCGATGACCCGAGCCGCGAGGATCACGGGCTCTTTTATCGCGCCGAGATGCATGTCGAAAACGACTGTGTCGATCCACAAAACAAGCTCTGGTGGGATCGCGCGATCAACGGCCCGATCAGTACCCATACACCGGGGGCCGAACCGCGCCTGACTGGACGTTACATCCTACCCAATGGCACGCCGGTCAAGCCCGCATTTCAGTTGCTCAAAGAGCGCCTGGATCAATATCCCCCGGAGTGGGCCGAGCGGATTACCGGAATTCCGGCAGAGACCATCCGCCGTCTGGCCTATGAGATGGGCATCGTCGCCCGCGACCATCGGATCGAGCTGCCGATCAAATGGACCGACTGCTGGGACGAGGAGCACGAGTCGGTTACCGGCAATCCGGTCTCCTTTCATGCTATGCGTGGCCTGGCGGCGCATTCCAACGGTTTTCAGACTATCCGCGCACTCGGTGTTTTGATGACCCTCTTGGGGACCATCGACCGGCCGGGTGGATTTCGCCATCGCGCCCCCTTTCCTCGCCCGATCCCCCCTTGTCCCAAGCCGCCGAGCGGTCCTGAGGCGGTCCAGCCCAATACGCACTTGGACGGCATGCCGTTGGGGTGGCCGGCGCGCCCCGAGCACCTTTTCATCGATGAACAGGGAGAGGCGCTGCGTATCGACAAGGCCTTCTCTTGGGAGTATCCGCTCGCCGTGCATGGGCTGATGCACAATGTCATCACCAATGCCTGGCGCGGCGATCCCTATCCGATCGATACCCTGTTTTTGTTCATGGCCAATATGGCCTGGAACTCGACCATGAACACGGTCGAGGTGCGCAAGATGCTCGTCGATCAGCACCCGAACGGAGAATACAAGATCCCCTTCATCGTGGTCTGCGATGCCTTCGCTTCGGAGACTGTGGCCTTTGCCGACCTGGTGTTGCCGGATACCACCTATCTCGAGCGCCACGACGTACTCTCGATGCTCGATCGCCCGATCTCTGAGTTCGACGGCCCGGTCGATGCCGTGCGCATTCCGGTCCTGCCGCCTAAGGGCGAATGTCGGCCATTCCAAGAAGTCTTGCTTGAACTCGGTTGGCGCCTGCGGCTGCCTGCATTCACCCATCCGGATGGCAGCCGCAAATATCGCGACTATCCGGATTTCATCGTCAACTACGAGACCTCACCGGGCTCGGGGATCGGCTTTCTGGCCGGTTGGCGGGGCAAAAACGGCGATCAGGTGCTCAAGGGCGAACCCAATCCCCGCCAATGGGAGATGTATGCCCAAAACGGCTGTTTCTTCCACCATGAGCTGCCGCCGAGCTACCAATACATGCGCAATTGGAACCAGGGCTATCTCCATTGGGCGCGGGCGCATGGTCTGATCCGCTATACCGAGCCGATCAATATCCATCTCTATTCCGAGGTCCTCCAGCGCTTCCGCTTGGCGGCTCAAGGCAAATGGCCGGGTCGCAAGCCGCCTGAGCGCTTGCGTAAACGGGTCGAGACCTATTGCGACCCCCTGCCGTTTTATTACGAGCCCTTAGAATGGCAGTTGATCGACACCCAGAGCTATCCGCTTCGTGCCCTCACCCAGCGCCCCATGGCCATGTATCATTCCTGGGACAGCCAAAACGCCTGGCTGAGACAGATCCACAGCTGCAACTATCTCTTCCTGAATCCCAAGACGGCGCGCACCCATGGACTGGCGGACGGCGATTGGATCTGGGTCGAGTCGCCCTGGGGCCGGGTGCGCTGTATGTGCCGGTTTTCCGAATCGGTGGAGCCGGGGACGGTCTGGACCTGGAACGCCATCGGCAAGGCGGCGGGCGCCTGGGGGTTGGCGCCCGATGCCGATGAGTCGCGCAAAGGTTTTTTGTTGAACCATCTGATCAAAGAGGAGCTGCCGCCGCACGAGGCGGGCGAGCATCTCTCCAACGGCGACCCCATCACCGGCCAGGCGGCCTGGTTCGACCTGCGGGTGCGGATCGAGAAGGCCGATCCCAGGGAGCCCAAGCTGACCGATCCCCAGTTTAGGCCCATGCCGCGCCTGCCGGGACAAGAGTCCAGGCGCGGCAAGTGGCAGGCCTATATCGCCGGTCTGTTCGGGAAGCAATCATGA
- the soeB gene encoding sulfite dehydrogenase subunit SoeB — MTQLALVIDLNVCVGCHACVTSCKEWNTSGWAGPLTDYNPYESSPRGTFFNRVQTFEVGTFPNAETIHFPKSCLHCEEPPCVPVCPTGASYKRPDNGVVLVDYEKCIGCKYCSWACPYGARELDEQQKVMKKCTLCIDRISDETLPERDRKPACVLACPTNARLFGDIHDPDSEVSVAIRERGGYQLMPEWGTKPANHYLPRRRTQFHIRPDELTRVDNPWRKEDITPYTGEETIDDMAWVGS; from the coding sequence ATGACCCAGCTTGCGCTTGTGATCGATCTCAATGTCTGCGTAGGTTGTCATGCCTGCGTGACCTCGTGCAAAGAGTGGAACACCTCGGGCTGGGCCGGGCCCTTGACGGATTACAACCCTTATGAGAGCTCGCCGCGCGGGACCTTTTTCAATCGGGTCCAGACCTTCGAGGTGGGGACCTTCCCCAATGCCGAGACCATCCACTTCCCCAAGAGCTGTCTGCATTGCGAGGAGCCGCCCTGTGTCCCCGTATGTCCCACGGGTGCTTCATATAAGCGCCCAGACAACGGGGTGGTGCTCGTCGATTACGAAAAATGCATCGGTTGCAAATATTGTTCTTGGGCCTGTCCCTATGGTGCCCGCGAGCTCGACGAGCAACAGAAGGTGATGAAGAAATGCACCCTGTGTATCGACCGCATCAGCGATGAGACCCTACCCGAACGCGACCGCAAGCCCGCCTGCGTCCTCGCCTGCCCGACCAATGCGCGTCTGTTCGGCGATATCCATGACCCAGACTCCGAGGTCTCGGTAGCGATCCGCGAACGTGGCGGCTATCAATTGATGCCCGAATGGGGTACCAAACCGGCCAATCACTATCTGCCGCGGCGCAGGACTCAGTTCCATATCCGCCCCGACGAGCTGACCCGGGTCGATAATCCCTGGCGCAAGGAGGACATCACCCCCTACACAGGCGAGGAGACCATCGATGATATGGCCTGGGTGGGGAGCTGA